Proteins found in one Serratia plymuthica genomic segment:
- a CDS encoding YeeE/YedE family protein: MFRILFALLSGIIFGLGLIIAGMANPAKVLAFLDITGHWDPSLALVMVGAIAVAAPAFLWARRRQRTLSGETLLIPTNRRLDRRLLAGSALFGIGWGMAGICPGPAWVLAGAGSQPGWLFVAAMLAGMALYEFIMIRRK, from the coding sequence ATGTTCAGGATTTTATTTGCGCTGCTGAGCGGGATCATTTTCGGCTTGGGCCTGATTATCGCCGGCATGGCCAACCCGGCCAAGGTGCTGGCCTTTCTCGATATTACCGGCCATTGGGACCCGTCGTTGGCTCTGGTCATGGTGGGGGCGATTGCGGTAGCGGCTCCGGCGTTTTTGTGGGCCCGGCGTCGACAGAGAACGCTGTCGGGCGAGACGTTGCTCATTCCCACCAACCGGCGTCTGGATCGTCGTTTACTGGCGGGAAGTGCGCTGTTCGGCATTGGCTGGGGCATGGCGGGTATCTGTCCCGGGCCTGCGTGGGTGCTCGCGGGGGCGGGCTCGCAACCCGGCTGGCTGTTCGTGGCGGCGATGCTGGCGGGCATGGCGCTGTATGAATTCATTATGATACGGAGAAAATAA
- a CDS encoding ArsR/SmtB family transcription factor gives MNIDSMRQAATQAGALLRALGNEDRLLLLCQLSQREMSVGELAQTLGIRQPTLSQQLGVLRQEELVSTRREGKQIYYAVSDEKALTILSTLYQLYCPAPGATL, from the coding sequence ATGAATATCGACAGTATGCGGCAGGCGGCAACCCAAGCTGGGGCGTTGTTGCGGGCGCTGGGCAACGAGGATCGCTTGCTGTTGCTGTGCCAGCTCAGCCAGCGTGAGATGTCGGTGGGTGAACTGGCGCAGACGCTGGGGATCCGTCAGCCGACGCTTTCTCAGCAATTGGGTGTATTGCGGCAGGAAGAGCTGGTGTCAACGCGGCGTGAGGGCAAGCAGATTTACTATGCCGTCAGCGATGAAAAAGCGCTGACGATCCTCAGCACCTTGTATCAACTTTATTGCCCGGCTCCGGGAGCGACACTATGA
- a CDS encoding AraC family transcriptional regulator gives MLLCHDLMPTNRSIVPIAKDYQHGDFEPLHHHNCAQLIHSLSGVVQVNTRLGSWVVPPGRGVWLPARMEHSLRITGKVAARALFVDPLARADLPAQCEVVQISPLLRELIICAMDIPMDYPPGGREDRIMELILDELRVLPILPLHLPEPRDEALLALCRHIQQSLAQPWELEQAAGYISASGRTLSRRFQRETGLRFGDWVRRARLLAALNALAAGQSVLEVALDLGYESPSAFSAMFRRLLGVAPSVYFAR, from the coding sequence ATGCTGCTTTGCCATGACTTAATGCCAACCAACCGGTCGATTGTGCCGATTGCCAAAGATTACCAACACGGCGATTTCGAGCCCCTTCACCACCATAACTGCGCGCAGCTGATCCACAGCCTTAGCGGCGTGGTGCAGGTAAATACCCGCCTGGGCAGTTGGGTGGTGCCGCCCGGGCGCGGCGTCTGGTTGCCGGCACGGATGGAGCATAGCTTGCGCATCACCGGTAAGGTGGCGGCCAGAGCGCTGTTTGTCGATCCGTTGGCACGTGCCGATCTGCCTGCGCAGTGCGAGGTGGTGCAAATCTCACCGCTGCTGCGCGAACTGATTATCTGCGCGATGGACATTCCGATGGATTACCCGCCAGGCGGGCGCGAAGATCGGATAATGGAACTGATCCTGGACGAGCTGCGCGTCTTGCCTATTCTGCCGCTGCATTTGCCGGAGCCACGCGACGAAGCCCTGCTGGCGCTATGCCGGCATATTCAGCAATCGCTGGCCCAGCCCTGGGAATTAGAGCAGGCAGCCGGTTATATCAGCGCCAGCGGCCGCACGTTGTCGCGCCGCTTTCAGCGTGAAACCGGGCTGCGCTTTGGCGACTGGGTCCGCCGCGCCCGGCTGCTGGCGGCGCTGAACGCTCTGGCGGCCGGCCAGTCGGTGCTGGAAGTGGCGCTGGACCTGGGTTATGAAAGCCCCAGCGCCTTCAGCGCCATGTTCCGCCGCCTGCTGGGCGTCGCACCGAGCGTTTATTTCGCCAGATAG
- a CDS encoding VOC family protein — protein sequence MPIANAVLRIARPTDRLQDIAAMYCQGLGFERLGEFADHQGFDGVMVGHPQHGYHLEFTHHRGVRVGQAPTQDHLLVFYLPQEGDWLAGCRRMLAAGFRHVASYNPYWDNGGQTFEDLDGYRVVLHRQAWGK from the coding sequence ATGCCGATAGCCAATGCGGTGTTGCGTATTGCGCGCCCGACCGATCGTCTGCAGGACATTGCGGCGATGTACTGCCAGGGATTAGGGTTCGAACGGTTGGGTGAATTTGCCGATCACCAGGGTTTTGACGGCGTAATGGTCGGGCACCCGCAGCACGGTTATCACCTGGAGTTTACCCATCATCGTGGCGTAAGGGTGGGGCAGGCGCCAACGCAGGATCACCTGCTGGTGTTTTATCTGCCGCAAGAAGGAGACTGGCTTGCAGGATGCCGACGTATGCTGGCCGCCGGTTTTCGGCACGTGGCCTCTTACAATCCTTATTGGGATAACGGCGGGCAAACGTTCGAAGATCTGGACGGTTACCGCGTGGTGCTGCACCGGCAGGCGTGGGGAAAATAA
- a CDS encoding YeeE/YedE family protein has product MTIDWLHFTPFSALAGGGIIGIAVALLLVFNGRIAGISGITGGLLTPGGTEKAWRGAFIVGLLISPWLYRIAGPLPEMPVSGGSLWLMAAGLLVGLGTRLGGGCTSGHGVCGVARLAPRSLAATAVFMLLGFISVWVVRHLAGG; this is encoded by the coding sequence ATGACCATTGACTGGCTGCATTTCACGCCGTTTTCCGCACTGGCCGGCGGGGGGATTATCGGCATCGCGGTGGCGCTGCTGTTGGTGTTTAACGGCCGCATCGCCGGTATCAGCGGTATCACCGGCGGCTTGTTGACGCCGGGCGGTACAGAAAAAGCGTGGCGCGGCGCATTTATTGTCGGGTTGCTGATTTCCCCCTGGTTGTATCGTATTGCCGGCCCTTTACCGGAAATGCCGGTCAGCGGCGGCAGCCTGTGGTTGATGGCGGCCGGGTTGCTGGTCGGCCTCGGGACCCGGTTGGGGGGCGGATGCACCAGCGGCCACGGCGTATGCGGCGTGGCGAGGCTGGCGCCGCGTTCGCTGGCCGCCACGGCGGTATTTATGCTGCTGGGGTTTATCAGCGTCTGGGTTGTTCGTCATCTGGCGGGGGGCTAA